A single Altererythrobacter sp. BO-6 DNA region contains:
- a CDS encoding TonB-dependent receptor, which yields MQMKTRLKFAMLTSACSLAFAAPAMAQSTQTAADDSAEEVEIIVTATLREASVQDIPVAVTAISPTSLERQGVVDVKQLATISPSFSFQSTQTETSGIAIRVRGVGTPGNNAGLESSVGIFIDGVYQSRPGVALGELVDLERLELLRGPQGTLFGRNTSAGVLSITTKKPSLTGFDGFANATYGNYDLMNLQAGVGGPISENVGLRLTGSWRKRDGYVKSASGAESHDKDRWILRGQLYFEPSSDLSIRLIADYSKIDEKCCDGVVFRETELALNPANIALHGLPNSGVTNSGPSALRNLRSNGGQFFNGAEQWGFSGELKYEFGGAKLTYIGSYRDYDSTSTAETDFVGLRVFTQGAGGESSLPGQPPTGDRIKSTTHELRLQGDAFDGKLDWLVGGFFGDEKIVSTATTTLGTHFQAAASAFNFGTALGPNPLFAFTALGNGGVPVNATGANASNQFNQHGKTYSIFTHNVFDLTDKLSVTLGARYVNETKDGSFRQLQGNNGACQAVVSGLLTGAYNFLPAAVRGGLQGLNCFNTATPVTIAAPAGLGGGLASRFLPLPREFSNTFKDDALTYTAQLSYKPNADTLVYGSFSHGFKSGGFNLDPTAAILSNSAAVLTTGAAPQYTDPRFESEKVDAYELGVKASLGRMNVNVALFHMDITGFQQLEFNGLQFRTFNVGKVKSTGVEAEVFGKLADHVTLNLSGTYLNTRYPTDCTAGIVPSDVPTISRLCGAKLVRSPKFSSVAGLTYDGPLGGSDWGLLANVNLQYSDSFRVQVQPRDTNGDLFPIQEHFFKVNARIGFTTPDERFTVEVWGTNLTNEITRTVTANTPLRGVAGARSYLTFFDEPRTYGVTVRTKF from the coding sequence ATGCAGATGAAGACGAGGCTCAAGTTTGCAATGCTGACGTCGGCATGCAGCCTGGCGTTTGCCGCACCGGCAATGGCGCAATCCACCCAGACTGCCGCTGATGATTCCGCTGAAGAGGTTGAAATCATCGTCACGGCCACCCTTCGCGAAGCAAGCGTTCAAGACATTCCTGTTGCCGTCACTGCGATCAGCCCGACGTCACTGGAGCGTCAGGGCGTGGTGGACGTCAAGCAACTGGCTACCATTTCGCCAAGCTTTTCCTTCCAGTCCACGCAGACCGAAACCTCCGGGATTGCGATCCGAGTACGCGGTGTCGGCACGCCTGGTAACAATGCCGGGCTAGAAAGCTCCGTCGGCATATTCATCGACGGCGTTTACCAGTCGAGGCCTGGCGTGGCGCTTGGTGAACTCGTTGATCTCGAGCGCCTTGAGCTGCTGCGCGGACCACAGGGAACTCTGTTCGGACGGAATACATCTGCCGGCGTTCTTAGCATCACCACGAAGAAGCCCAGCCTGACCGGCTTTGATGGGTTTGCGAATGCTACTTACGGCAACTACGATTTGATGAACCTTCAAGCCGGCGTAGGCGGACCGATTTCCGAGAATGTCGGGTTAAGGCTGACAGGTTCATGGAGAAAGCGCGACGGATATGTGAAGAGCGCGAGTGGCGCAGAAAGCCACGACAAGGACCGCTGGATTCTTCGCGGTCAACTGTATTTCGAGCCAAGCTCTGACCTAAGCATTCGTCTCATCGCAGACTATTCAAAAATCGATGAAAAGTGCTGCGACGGCGTAGTTTTTCGTGAAACCGAGCTGGCGCTGAATCCTGCCAATATCGCGCTTCATGGCCTGCCGAATTCGGGTGTAACGAATTCAGGCCCCTCTGCCCTGCGCAATCTTCGATCCAACGGCGGTCAGTTTTTCAATGGCGCTGAGCAGTGGGGATTTTCAGGCGAACTGAAGTATGAGTTTGGCGGCGCCAAATTGACCTATATCGGCTCGTACAGGGATTACGACTCGACTTCCACGGCCGAAACAGACTTCGTCGGACTGAGAGTGTTCACCCAAGGAGCGGGCGGAGAGTCAAGTCTTCCTGGTCAGCCTCCGACCGGCGATCGCATCAAGTCAACAACGCACGAATTGCGTCTTCAGGGTGATGCATTCGATGGTAAGCTGGATTGGCTGGTTGGCGGATTTTTCGGTGACGAAAAGATCGTAAGCACGGCTACAACGACCCTGGGCACACACTTTCAGGCTGCTGCCAGCGCTTTCAATTTTGGAACCGCGCTTGGCCCAAATCCGCTCTTTGCTTTCACGGCTCTCGGAAATGGCGGGGTGCCTGTCAATGCTACGGGCGCAAACGCTTCGAACCAGTTCAACCAGCACGGTAAGACGTACTCCATCTTCACTCACAATGTCTTCGATCTCACGGACAAGCTCAGTGTCACACTGGGCGCTCGCTATGTGAACGAAACAAAGGATGGCAGCTTCCGTCAACTTCAAGGAAACAACGGCGCGTGTCAGGCAGTCGTAAGCGGACTCCTGACGGGCGCGTATAACTTCTTGCCTGCAGCGGTCAGAGGGGGTCTCCAAGGCCTCAATTGCTTCAACACGGCAACCCCGGTTACCATTGCTGCGCCTGCCGGATTGGGTGGAGGTTTGGCCAGTCGTTTCCTGCCGCTTCCGCGAGAATTCTCGAACACCTTCAAGGATGATGCGCTGACCTACACCGCGCAGCTTTCTTACAAGCCCAACGCAGACACGCTGGTGTACGGAAGCTTCAGCCATGGGTTCAAATCAGGCGGGTTCAATCTGGATCCAACAGCAGCGATCCTGAGCAATTCGGCTGCAGTACTCACCACCGGGGCTGCGCCGCAATATACCGATCCGCGTTTCGAATCTGAAAAAGTTGATGCTTACGAATTGGGCGTCAAGGCGTCCCTGGGCAGGATGAATGTAAATGTGGCCCTGTTCCATATGGACATTACCGGCTTCCAACAGCTTGAATTCAACGGGCTGCAGTTCCGCACGTTCAATGTCGGAAAAGTGAAGTCGACGGGTGTCGAGGCTGAAGTCTTCGGCAAGCTGGCTGATCACGTCACGCTCAATCTCTCCGGAACGTACCTCAACACGCGCTATCCAACGGATTGCACTGCGGGAATTGTCCCGAGCGATGTTCCGACCATCAGTCGTCTTTGCGGAGCGAAGCTGGTTCGGTCACCCAAATTCTCAAGCGTTGCCGGGCTTACTTATGACGGTCCTTTGGGAGGATCCGATTGGGGGCTCCTTGCCAATGTCAATCTGCAATACTCCGACTCCTTCCGAGTGCAGGTCCAGCCAAGGGACACGAATGGCGACTTGTTTCCAATCCAGGAGCATTTCTTCAAGGTGAACGCCCGCATTGGGTTCACGACGCCTGACGAGCGGTTTACGGTTGAAGTCTGGGGAACCAATCTGACGAATGAAATAACTCGGACAGTAACGGCCAACACCCCACTTCGCGGCGTTGCTGGAGCCCGTTCGTATCTGACCTTTTTCGACGAACCGCGCACCTATGGCGTGACAGTACGAACCAAGTTCTGA